GTGCCGAGGAATTCGGCAGCGAGAGCCCCCTTGGCGCGGGGAGGGGGTGatgcccccccaaatcccacctgcAGATGTGGATTTgcgcccccccagcagcaccccagcccgGCAGGACTGGAGGGGaggagaccccccccaccccggggtgtgATGGGATTTTGGGGGGCGAACGCAGGACTGGGGCTTTGTGCCCGCCGGCAACGCCGCGGATGCTGCCATCGGGGACAAGGCGCCGGGAACTGTCACCGTCCTGCTGTGCCGGGGCCGAGCCGCCCCGGTGATGCCGCAGCTCCCCCGGAGAGGGGCTGGCGCGGGATGGACCCCCCGGAGCAGATCGTGGGACCCCTCGGAGGAGCCGCGACCCCTCGCCGGCCGCCACTGCTGTGCCGGGAGCGGGATGGGTGCTCCCCCCGGAGCTGGCGCGGCCGCAGCCGGGACCACCCGGCACATCACCGCTCGGCAGCGACCTGGCggagggtcccgggggggccctggggtgcagCTCGGCCCCTTGCACCCACCGCACCGGTGCTGCCCGTGCCGGTGGCCTTCGCAGCGCGGTGAGCATCGGCACGGCCGTGCCCGCGTCCCTGTCCGTGTTCTGTGCAGTGGTGGCAGTCGgaccccgtccccgtcccctccccgccgaGGGTCCCCCCGGCCCGGCTGAGGTGGGTGTGGGTGgcgccttttttctttctttttttttggttttttaaccgTTCGGTAATTTATTGACCCCGTTTGCAAACGACACTAATCCaaataaaacttaatttattgaagccgccgccggccccctgccctcgctgcccgcccccccagggctgcaggtgCGGGGGGtctgcacccccaaccccccctgtgCCGGCCGGGGACCCCCAGGTGATGCCGGGACCCCGAGCAGCTGCAGGGGCCTGGGCTGGCACCCACGGGCAGCCCCTGAGGCCGGGCCAGGAGGGAgggccccacgcagcccccccggcccccaggggGGATGGAGAAGGTCCCTGGGGGCACCGGGATGGCGGCAAggagcccccggggggggggcctgcaaccccccagggtgggcagggagggggcagggggccgcagggagcgcaggcagggagtgcaggcagggtgctcaGGCAGTGCTGTACAGGCAGGGTGCGCAGGCAGTGCTGTACAGGCAGGGTGTGCAGGCAAGGAGCGCAGGCAgggagtgcaggcagggtgcgCAGGCAGTGCTGTACAGGCAGGGTGTGCAGGCAGTGCTGTACAGGCAGGGTGTGCAGGCAAGGAGCGCAGGCAgggagtgcaggcagggtgcgCAGGCAGGGTGTGCAGGCAGGATGCTCAGGCAGGGAGCGCAGGCAGGGTGTGTAGGCAGGGAGCGCAGGCAGGGTGTGCAGGCAGGATGCTTAGGCAgggagtgcaggcagggtgcgGGCACAGCGCGCTCGGTGCCAGGGAGTGCAGGGACGCGCCGCTGGGGTGCTGGGCCGGGGTGcgcaggggtgcgggggggggggggtctgtgcaGCGGGGACAGCtgggaccggggagggggagggggactTCCCAGAGGGGCAGCACAAGTGTCCCACGCACGGCCCGGCTccacggggaggggacagggaccgCGTCCCCACCATGCTGGGACCAGTATGGCCAGCCTGGAAGGTGGCAGATTATGCTGTGACTAGTATGGCCAGCCTGGAGGGTCCTGGACTACCCTGGGACCAGTATGGCCAGCCTGGAGCTTCCGCCCTGTGCTGGGACCAGTATGGCCAGCCTGGAGGGTTGTGGATTATGCTGGGACCAGTATGGCCAGCCTGGAGGGTTGTGGATTATGCTGGGACCAGTATGGCCAGCCTGGAGGGTCCCCACCGTGCTCGGACCAGTATGGCCAGCCTGGAGGGTTGCAGATTATGCTGGGACCAGTACAGCCACTCTGCAGTGTCCCCATCGTGATGGGACCAGTACAGCCAGCCTGGAGGGTCCCAGACCATGCTGGGACCAGTATGGCCAGCCTGGAGCTTCCACCCTGTGCTGGGACCAGTATGGCCAGCCTGGAGGGTCCTGGACCACGCCGGGACCTGGTCCCGCATCCCAGTTCCTcctcccgcccctccccgccacccccggcgCTCGCCCAGCGCTTCGCGTCGCCCGTCGCATTAAACACGGAAACCAGCGCCCGGGTTGAACAACCCCCGCTGAGCGCAGCGGGCGGCGGCTTTACTGGGGTTCACAGCAGCGCCCCGGGAGCTAACGGGGGGGCTGCCGGTGGGGGTCCGGCCCATCCTTCATCTCAGCcggagcggcggcagcggggtccgggggggggggacggggggggctgggggtcccgggggatgGCGTCgcccccccatcacccctggAGTGCAGCCCACGGGGACGGGGAGAGCTTGGGGGGCTCACCccagtggggaagggggggcaagGCACGGCTGGGGGACCCTCACCCTGGGGATCCCCCTGGAAGGGCACTTGGTGAGGTTGGGGGCTGAGCACCCACAGGGGGACCCGGCTGAGCACCCACGGGGGGACCCGGGTGCCGGCCCTGCTGCCACCGAGGGCAGTCCCCCCCCGGGAGGGGCCGGATCCAGCAAGTACCTAATGGGCAAATTGGGGGTGGCACCcggaggcactgggggggggttgggCGAAGGCACTGACCCGGCTCTGCTGCGGCGGGACCCCTGGGTGAGGACGGGACCCCtgggtggggacggggaccccgAGCTCTGCCCGGTGTTGTCCGCGGGGgccagcagagcccccccccatcccagctcGGCTCCGGCCGGGCATCACAAGGCACTTGGGTTGAGACACGACTTTGCTcagagcttcctcctcctcctcctcctcctcctcctcctcctcctcctcctcctcccccccggcTGTGAGGGGCTGCGGTGGGAGCCAGAGGTCCCCGGGATtcacccccaaaacctccccccccccgcagggcccCCCCCCCGAGACGAACGCTCATCCCTTCTCTCAATAAATAAGTAATAACTTAAACGAGGGGAGGCCCCACGGGCGGGACCCCCCCCTGAAATTGTCTGACCAggacccaccaccccacccctgcccccccaacccccccacccgcCGTTACCCAGCACCCGGGGGCGGCCGCAGGGGTCCCGGTGCTCCCGCCGGCTGCTGGTGATGGCTGCTGCTGGCGATGGCAGGATGCACAGCTGCGGGATGCGCGGCTGCGGGACGCGCAGCCGCGGGTTCTGGGTTTCGCGGCTGCGGGATGTGGGACTTGCAGCCGCGGGATGCAGGATTCTCAGCCGCAGGATCTGGGATTCTCGGCCGCAGGATCTGGGATTCTCGGCCGTGGGATGCGGGATTCTCGGCCGCAGGATCCGGGATTCTCGGCCACGGGATCCGGGATTCTCAGCCGCGGGAAGCGGGACGCGCGGCTATTTGCGGAGCTGGAGGCTCTCCAGGAGGACGCGCTTGTGGCCGGGCTCCAGCACGCCGGCCTCCTCCAGGTCCTCCTCCGTGATGTCGCTGGGGAGGGGGCGCAGGCGTGGGGTTTGGCACCCCAGCCCGGGTGGGGACCCCCTCAGTGGGTGCAGGAGCCCCCGCTTGGGTTGCTGGGTGCCCACCCAGCCTCCTCCCCGCCCCTGTTGCGGGGCTATGCGGccctggggggcagcggggaccccccaATGCAGCGGGGACCCCCCAGGGGCAGTGCGGACCCCCCAGGGACAGCGAGGACCCCCCAATgcagcagggaccccccagggacaGCAGGGACTCCCCAATGCAGCGGGGACCCCCcaggggcagcgggaccccccaGGGCAGCACCCCCGGGGGCAGGGTGCCCCCACCCAGCCATCActgtgaccccccccccgggaggATGTGGAccccccagggctggctgggtggggggtgggtggggggtgggtggggggtgggtgggggcccccccagcaccccggggtgccgcTCACCTGAGGAACTCCAGGTCGTCCCAGCCGTTGCGCACCAGCCCCTCCTCGTACCGCTCCAGCCCCAGCGCCCGCAGCCACTCGCCCACCCCGGGCACGGCGCCCACGCCACGGCCCGCCTGGCACAGCGCCTGCGCGGCAGCGCCCGCACCgtcaccccagccccgcaccccagggcaccccccAGGATGGGACCACCCTGCACCATGGAGGGTCCCATCCTGGTGCCGGCAGCTGTGCCCAGACCCCCCACCCCATCCTGGCCGCTCCCCGGGGCAGAGGGTgcgggtgggcagggggtgcaggcaggcagtggtgcgggcagggggtgcaggtagggggtgcaggcaggggtgcgggcagggggtgcaggcaggcagggggtgcGGGTGGGcaaggggtgcaggcaggggtgcaggcagggggtgcgggcgggggtgcaggcaggggtgcaggcaggggggcaggcagggggtgcgggggggggggcaggcagcccctgccccgaggCGTGGGGCTGAGGCAGGATGGGTGCCCAGCCTCTGCCCTTCCCGGCTGGGGTTTgtgcccccggctctgccccacaGTGGCACGGCCCCAcgccccggcaccccccaaacCATCGCCGCATCCCTAAAGCCGCCCCCACCCTCAGCgcacccccggggcccccccccgaAGGGAGCCCTGATGGAGGCTGCCGGGGatcccagcaccctgacccccccgcccccagcacccacctcctcaGCCAGGTCCTCCTGGATGCTCTCCCGGATGGAGTGGGGGGGGAAGGCGAGAGGGCGGCCGTAgtcggggtgcaggcagcgggggggcAGCTCCAGCCGCCCCCCCTTGgccagcagcggcggcgggggggccgccctCCCCTTCCCGCCGGCGTAGTCCACCTCGCTCAGCGTCTTGGCCATCTGCAGCACCGAGCAGGAGCGGTCGtccagcagcccccccgccgccggcagccccccgggtgccggcagccccccgggtgCGGGGGTCCCGCCAGGCCCCTCCAGCCCGAAGCCGGCCCCAGCAGACGGCGGGGGCCGAGGGTGCAGCTTGGGCGGGGGGGACTCGCTGAAGGCGGCACCGCCGGCGGCCGGCCGCGGTTTGGGCTCCTCGCGCCCGCTGGGCGCCGACAGCTCCTTGGCACTGGCGTAGAAGGGGGTCGGgggcagctccagctcccgcggcagcggcggcggggggaaaTCCGGCGGCGGCAGGTTGAGGGTGCCGGCGTCCTCGTCGTCCGAGCTCTCCTCACCGCAGCACGCCGGCGGCTGCCCGGCCGAGGGGTGCCGGCGTCGTTCCGGCACCGCCACCTGCACCTTGGCCTTGGGGGGTTTGCCGGGGTCCCCGGGCGCCAGCAGCTGGTGCGGGACCCCCTCCAGCACGTAGTACGCCGGGTTGTTGAAGCTGTTCttcagcggcccccccgccggctcCGGCGTCGCCTCCACCTTGGACCTGCGGGCACAGGGGTGAGTGTGGCACCCCCAGGCGGGGGGGAGCCGgcgggtgcccccccagccctgcccgtccCCCCCTCACCGGCTCGGGGCGGCCTCGTCCCTGGCGGTGCCGCGGTGcggggcagggggccggggcgccggcgcggcgctgccctTCTCGGGCTCCTCTGGGAGCttcgccggggcggcggcggcgggcggctcggCTCCGGTGGGCTTCCGTCCCGCCGACCTGGGCAACAAGGGGTGTCGGGTGCCCCATGGGGGTCGGCCCCCTGGGACAGGGCTCAGCCCCCCGGGACGGGGCCAGCACCGCTCTCGGAGGCACCGAGCCCCCCGTCCCTGACCTGCGCGGCAGAGCCAGCACCGGGACTGTCCCCAACCGCGGCACAGACGCCATCCCGGCGCGATGCTCTGAGCGATGCCCACGCTCCCGCGGCACTGGGAGATGCTCaagcctccccggcccccctgcCGGgacccccaatcccccccaggacccccaaccGGGGGCCACCGGTGCTCCCCCACCCCGCCGAGCCCTGTCCCCCGTACTTGGCATAGTCCTGGTTGGCTCTGGCACCCAGCGGCACCTTCCCTTTGCCGGCTGCCGTCTCGTCCTTATCGATGCTGATCCACTCTGCCAGGGGACAGGGGCTCAgcgggggggggtcccgtcccTGCCAtcctccccgcaccccccggggtgggggggtcctcACCGTAGAGCCTCTCGCGGGTGCCCAAGCGCTCGGCGGGCACCCGGACCTTCATGGAGCCGCGGATGTTGCCCGTCTCCTCGCCCCGGTGCGACAGGTAGGTGAGAAACTGCTGCGCCGTGCTGCCGATCATGGACTTCAGGGCGATGACGCACTCCCctgggggcggcagcggggggggtcgggggtccGTATCCCCGAGGGaccccccggcggggcggcgcggtgcccgggagccgGCGCGGGCGCTCACCGTAGGACTCGTAGCCGTCGAGGGATTTGACGGTgagcaggaggtgctggtccTGCAGGTACTCGATCTCGGAGAGGATGGGCTTCAGCTGCGGGCGAGGGGATGGGACGCTGGCGCCGGGGGGGgtcctccctgccagcagcccccccccggtgccagccctgccccctCCTCACCGTGGGCAGCTGCCGGGACGACCACTGCACCTTGAGGAAGTTGATGTTGTCGCTGCTCTGGCTGTCGTTCTCGAAGCTCTTCTTGAACTCtggagggggggacacacggcACGGCCCCCGTCAGCCCCCTGGGacggtccccagcccccccgggaccccccacgcCGCCGAAGCGGCCCTCACCTTCCAGGCAGGTGGAATAGAACTCGATGAAGAACTTGGTGCGGCTGGCCGTCTTCACGATGGCCTCGATGCTCTCGAACTCGATGTACGCCTGCTCGGAGGACTTGGAGAGCCCTCCAGGGAGAGGCGAGGCgtcgggaccccccccgggaccccccccatctCGAGGGAGAGCTGGGACCcgtggggaggggagcggggtgtCCCCTTTGGCACAGGCACCTTTTTTGGAGACGAACTGGGACGTCACCCCCACCTCGAAGGAGCCGAAGACGGGCGAGTGGTCGCTGGTGACGATGTCGTCCGTGCACCCTGCGGCCAGCCgggatgggggggcggggggtcaggctggggggggggtgtccagaCTTGGGGAGGGGGACAACAGTGTCCCCGGGGGGGACACGGTGCCCGGGGGGGACACCCGCAGCTCACCGTAGGCGTTGCAGTTGACGTGAGTCTCAGGGTAGGACTTCCAGAGGATGCGGTCGCACCAGGACGGCACGTTGGTGCGGACCTGGCAGGGGTGGGGAGTTGttggggaggaggtggggtgtgtgtcccccaccctgacccccaccctgacccccaccccaccccagcacctACCCCCGTGGGCTTCTGCTTGTGCCAGACGTAGGTGTCCCGGGAGCCCCGCTCGTAGCGGtaggtgggggggaaggtgatCTCCTCCTCGCCTGCACCGacagcggggtgcggggggggtcgGGACAGTCCCggcagcgggggctgccccccccggccccccccgacccctccaGCCCTCACCAAAGCGCAAGAAGACCTTGTGCTTCTCCTTCTCCAGGTTGAGCTGATCCACCTTGAGCAGCGGCTCCAGCTCCTTGCGGCTGATGTAGTTGAGGATCTCCTGTGGGACAGAGGGGctggcacggggtggggggacaccgacagcccccccgtcccccgcgccaccctcccccccacctgGATGTCCATGTCCAGGCGGTAATTGAGGTCCCCGAACCAGAAGAGGTGGGTGAAGCGGAGGGAGATGTCGAAGGAGCTCAGCTGCTTGTCCCCCAGCGAGAGCAGGCGCAGGATGTCCAGGTAGTTCTGGTTCCTCCTgcccgggggggacacggggacgggggtgtcacagccccggggcaggatgAGGCCCGTCCCGCTGTGGGGGTGCTCACCGTGCCGTCTTCTCGTTGCCGGAGGTGAGGTGGCAGTTGACGAAGCCGAAGGAGGTGCCATTGAACATGAAGGAGACGCCCACGGCTCCCTTGTTCCCtgcagggacacggggacgggggcaggatcaggccggggcggggggctgtgtCGGCACCCACAGGCTGccctgggggggacggggacccagACTGCGCGGGGCCCAGGCTCCCGGCACGCGCCCAGACCCCTCCTCGCGCAACGCACACGCGCCCAGACCCCTCCCCATGCAACACCTGCAACACCGGGACTCCTCTCCGTGCAATACACACATGTGGGGACCCCTCCTCGTGCAACGCACACGTGCCCAGACCCCCCTCTTGTGCAACGCATGCACACGCAGACCCCTCCCCGTGCAACGCATGCACACCCAGACCCCTCCCCGTGCaacgcatgcacacacagaccCCTCCTCGTGCAACACGTGGGCTCCAGGACCCCTCCATGTGTAATGCAACACTGGGACCCCTCCCCGTGCAACGCATGCACACCCAGATCCCTCCCCACACAACGCACGTGCTCCGGGACCCCTCCCCACGCATTGCAGACGTGCCTGGACCCCTCCTCATGCACTGCATGCAACACCAGGAGCCCTCCCCGTGCAACGCATGCAACACCAGGAGCTCTCTCTGTGCGACGCATGCACACCCAGACCCCTCCCCGTGCAACGCATGCACACGCAGACCCCTCCCCGTGCAACGCATGCACACCCA
This genomic interval from Calonectris borealis chromosome 1, bCalBor7.hap1.2, whole genome shotgun sequence contains the following:
- the INPPL1 gene encoding phosphatidylinositol 3,4,5-trisphosphate 5-phosphatase 2; this encodes MAGAGGAGGAGGPAPPPWYHRDLSRAAAEEQLARAGRDGSFLVRDSESVAGAYALCLLFQKHVHTYRILPDEEDFLAVQTSQGVQVRRFKTLSELIALYLQPNQGLVCTLLFPVEREKEKENAEDRDYSDGEDEKPPLPPRSGSTSFSGTSAGLSPIGLGSAVPEGTAESTNGLSSISHEYLKGSYTLDLEAVKGGASSLPHLNKTLVTSCKRLHSEVDKVLAGLEILSKVFDQQSSPMVSKILQQAAGQSGEQELQSLVLKLSVLKDFLAGIEKKALKALQEMSSAAPAAPPQPLPRKAKSIPVQTFEVKLDVTLGDLTKIGKSQKYTLSVDVEGGKLVVLKKQKDSQEDWNTFTHDKIRQLIKSQRVQNKLGIVFEKEKDKTQRKDFVFVSARKREAFCQLLQLMKNKHSHQDEPDMISIFIGTWNMGSVPPPKSVTSWFTSKGLGKTLDEVTVAIPHDIYVFGTQENSLGDKEWVDFLRAVLKDFTEVEYRPVAMQSLWNIKVVVLVKPEHENRISHVSTSSVKTGIANTLGNKGAVGVSFMFNGTSFGFVNCHLTSGNEKTARRNQNYLDILRLLSLGDKQLSSFDISLRFTHLFWFGDLNYRLDMDIQEILNYISRKELEPLLKVDQLNLEKEKHKVFLRFGEEEITFPPTYRYERGSRDTYVWHKQKPTGVRTNVPSWCDRILWKSYPETHVNCNAYGCTDDIVTSDHSPVFGSFEVGVTSQFVSKKGLSKSSEQAYIEFESIEAIVKTASRTKFFIEFYSTCLEEFKKSFENDSQSSDNINFLKVQWSSRQLPTLKPILSEIEYLQDQHLLLTVKSLDGYESYGECVIALKSMIGSTAQQFLTYLSHRGEETGNIRGSMKVRVPAERLGTRERLYEWISIDKDETAAGKGKVPLGARANQDYAKSAGRKPTGAEPPAAAAPAKLPEEPEKGSAAPAPRPPAPHRGTARDEAAPSRSKVEATPEPAGGPLKNSFNNPAYYVLEGVPHQLLAPGDPGKPPKAKVQVAVPERRRHPSAGQPPACCGEESSDDEDAGTLNLPPPDFPPPPLPRELELPPTPFYASAKELSAPSGREEPKPRPAAGGAAFSESPPPKLHPRPPPSAGAGFGLEGPGGTPAPGGLPAPGGLPAAGGLLDDRSCSVLQMAKTLSEVDYAGGKGRAAPPPPLLAKGGRLELPPRCLHPDYGRPLAFPPHSIRESIQEDLAEEALCQAGRGVGAVPGVGEWLRALGLERYEEGLVRNGWDDLEFLSDITEEDLEEAGVLEPGHKRVLLESLQLRK